The window GTAATTTCATTGACACGGTTGATTTTGACCCCGGAATAGGCGTTTTCGAACTTGTTCCCTATGGAGGGGCGGATGCCTTTGTGTACAAGCTCGATTCGTCAGGAAATTTTATTTGGGCAGTAAACTTCGGGGGCTTAGACTATGAGTCGAGTTTTTCTATAAGAACAGATCCAACTGGAAACATTTACTTAACCGGTTATTTTCGAGGGTTGGCAGATTTTGACCCGGGATCAGGCATATACAATATGAGTCCTATAGGTTGGGATGATATTTTTATAAGTAAACTTGATTCCTCGGGTAAATTTATATGGGCCAAAAGTATAGGTGGGACCAGCCTTGAAATGAGCACGGGGCTCTGTCTTGGTATGAATGGTGATTTATATTTAACGGGTGATTTTTATGGCACAACGGATTTTGATCCCGGTGTTTCAACATATAATCTCAATAGCATTGACTCTTCTGATATATTTATTTGCAAACTGGATACCTCCGGCAACTTTAAATGGGCCAAAAGCGTGGGAGGAATAGGTAATGATAACATTATATCTGCTGTTCTTGACAATGGAGGAGATTTATCTATTTGTGGAAAATTTACCCTCTCCGCCAATTTTGACAGCACATCGTCAATTCTACTCACCTCAATGGGAGCTACCGATATTTTCATTGCCAAATTCAACCAACTAAATGTTGGTATAGAAGAGTATTCAAATAAAACTAATTTACTATGTTATCCTAATCCCACTTCAGGTGCTGTTACTATCGAACTTAAATATCCGTCGCCATTTGTAGAATGTGAGGTATCAAATAGTATTGGACAAATAATTCAAAGCCATAAATTCTATAATACTGACAAGTTAAATCTCGAAATACAAGGTGAGAGCGATGTTTATATCGTACGTGTAAAAGATGCCGGTAGTATTTCGGAAATAAAATTGCTTAAACATAACTTTAAGTAATCATACAAGTTTTTAAAGTTAGTATCGCTACACCAGCATCTACTCATCAAATTGTGCCGTTTACTCAATTGAGGTCGACAGGTACTTATTGTGTCCATCTTATAAACCCCAACGATCTACTTTGGCAACAAATATTAAAATTTAAATCTAACCATTCAAAACTTCATCATGAAAAGAAAAATCTATTTAAAATAATCGCTACAGTAATTATAACTTGTGTAATTAATTCTGTTTCATCCACTAAAGCAATAGCACAATCTTTTACACTTGAAAATCACATCATCCTAAATGGAGTTGACGATTTAAACGACAAGGCTGTTGATATATTACCTACCAATGATTGCGGCTCAATAGTATTATACAGTACAGAATCCTTTACACATCAAACTGATATATTGGTAAAACGATATGATGCGCTGCACAATGAATTATGGTCTTATAACTATCCAAACTCAGGCATTGACAATCCAATTAAGC of the Bacteroidota bacterium genome contains:
- a CDS encoding T9SS type A sorting domain-containing protein, whose amino-acid sequence is MGRGNIYLGGHFDMTADFNPGIGVFNQTAIGGIDVFIIKLDSMGNFLWVKTFGGPVLDWCTEVKLINNHLYITGLYSGTSDFDPDTSIYNLSSIGIYDTYLVKLDTSGNFIWARSFGGKDAENGNSISLDALENIYVCGNFIDTVDFDPGIGVFELVPYGGADAFVYKLDSSGNFIWAVNFGGLDYESSFSIRTDPTGNIYLTGYFRGLADFDPGSGIYNMSPIGWDDIFISKLDSSGKFIWAKSIGGTSLEMSTGLCLGMNGDLYLTGDFYGTTDFDPGVSTYNLNSIDSSDIFICKLDTSGNFKWAKSVGGIGNDNIISAVLDNGGDLSICGKFTLSANFDSTSSILLTSMGATDIFIAKFNQLNVGIEEYSNKTNLLCYPNPTSGAVTIELKYPSPFVECEVSNSIGQIIQSHKFYNTDKLNLEIQGESDVYIVRVKDAGSISEIKLLKHNFK